A genomic window from Mycobacteriales bacterium includes:
- a CDS encoding TIGR03618 family F420-dependent PPOX class oxidoreductase — protein MTLPSDLVDLLEQPSLCFVATVMPDGAPQLTQTWVDTDGDHVLINTVDGFQKLRNLELDPRIALNIADAANSSRYFNLGGRVVATATEGGSEHIEKLAQKYLGGPYPWYGGRDQVRVIVTIEVDKVRAVG, from the coding sequence GTGACTTTGCCATCCGACCTCGTTGACCTGCTTGAGCAACCGAGCCTGTGCTTCGTTGCGACCGTTATGCCCGACGGCGCCCCGCAACTGACCCAGACGTGGGTCGACACCGACGGCGATCACGTACTTATCAATACCGTCGACGGATTCCAGAAGCTGCGCAACCTCGAACTGGACCCGCGCATCGCGCTGAACATTGCGGACGCGGCGAACAGCAGCCGATACTTCAACCTTGGTGGCCGTGTCGTCGCGACCGCAACGGAGGGCGGCAGCGAACACATCGAGAAGCTCGCGCAGAAGTACCTGGGCGGTCCGTACCCCTGGTACGGCGGCAGAGATCAGGTACGAGTGATCGTCACGATCGAGGTCGACAAGGTCCGCGCCGTCGGCTGA